GGGGCATAGGATTGAACGAGGTGGAACTTCAGATCCTTGGCATCAAGCACGCCGGGGCTTGAGGAGGATAAGGTCGGATGAAGAGGGTCTATCCGAGGGAAGAGGTTTGTATCGGCTGTCATCTCTGTGAGATAGCCTGCATCGTGGAGCATTCCGCATCGAAGGATATAATCAAAGCCTTCAAGGCAGAGACCCCGAGACCTACGGCACGTAACCTGGTGGAAGAGGAGGGGGCGATTTCCTTTTCCGTAAGCTGCAGACACTGCAACGAACCACCATGTGTGCAGGCATGTATCTCAGGGGCGATGGTTAAGGACTATCAGAGCGGTGTGGTACGTCACTTAGAGGAAAAATGCATGGGTTGCTGGTCATGTATCATGGCCTGTCCCTATGGCGTCATCAGGAAAAACCCCGTCAGGAAGACGGTCATTAAGTGCGATCTTTGTCCTGAGCGGCCCATTCCGGCCTGTGTGGAGGCCTGTCCGAATCGGGCACTGATTTTTGAA
This genomic stretch from Syntrophales bacterium harbors:
- a CDS encoding 4Fe-4S dicluster domain-containing protein; the protein is MKRVYPREEVCIGCHLCEIACIVEHSASKDIIKAFKAETPRPTARNLVEEEGAISFSVSCRHCNEPPCVQACISGAMVKDYQSGVVRHLEEKCMGCWSCIMACPYGVIRKNPVRKTVIKCDLCPERPIPACVEACPNRALIFEER